The Agromyces mangrovi genome contains a region encoding:
- a CDS encoding type II toxin-antitoxin system HicA family toxin has protein sequence MPKPQKIRDVMKVVKANGWVKLRDGKGSYELWGLPDGSVKESIPVGHREVSAGVVAQLMKKLPTTPSSWR, from the coding sequence ATGCCGAAGCCGCAGAAGATCCGCGATGTGATGAAGGTCGTGAAGGCGAACGGTTGGGTGAAACTCCGCGACGGCAAGGGAAGCTATGAGTTGTGGGGCCTGCCCGATGGGTCGGTCAAGGAGTCGATCCCGGTCGGCCACCGCGAGGTGAGCGCCGGAGTCGTCGCCCAGCTGATGAAGAAGCTGCCGACCACGCCCAGCAGTTGGCGATAA
- a CDS encoding enoyl-CoA hydratase/isomerase family protein: MSDDAILFDVTDGLARITLNRPDRLNAVDPEAIAGWRAAAEAVSTRDDIGAVLLDATGRAFCAGGDVRAMSELSVNDPTGGEATVKGLADDIHEGHRMLRESAVPIVAAVQGVVVGGGLGFMLVADVIVASDRATFGSRYADMGLTPDCGVSTLLPEAVGMRRALELTLSDRMLTADEAYEWGLVAEVVAHDELDARARAIADVWLSGATGAYGQAKRLLHAGGTRSFQDSLDDEARTIGAAFAAPEAQRRVAAFAAASARSA; this comes from the coding sequence ATGAGCGACGACGCGATCCTGTTCGACGTGACCGACGGGCTCGCCCGCATCACCCTGAACCGCCCCGACCGCCTGAACGCCGTCGACCCCGAGGCGATCGCCGGGTGGCGCGCCGCCGCCGAGGCGGTCTCGACCCGCGACGACATCGGAGCCGTGCTGCTGGATGCCACGGGCCGCGCGTTCTGCGCCGGCGGCGACGTGCGCGCCATGTCGGAGCTCTCCGTGAACGACCCCACCGGCGGCGAGGCCACGGTCAAAGGGCTGGCCGACGACATCCATGAGGGGCATCGGATGCTCCGCGAGTCCGCCGTGCCGATCGTCGCCGCCGTGCAGGGCGTCGTGGTCGGCGGCGGACTCGGGTTCATGCTCGTGGCCGATGTCATCGTGGCATCCGATCGCGCCACCTTCGGCAGCCGGTACGCCGACATGGGCCTCACGCCCGACTGCGGCGTGAGCACACTGCTGCCCGAGGCCGTCGGGATGCGCCGGGCACTCGAGCTCACGCTCTCGGACCGCATGCTCACCGCGGACGAGGCGTACGAGTGGGGCCTCGTGGCGGAGGTCGTCGCGCACGACGAGCTCGACGCGCGGGCGCGGGCGATCGCCGACGTGTGGCTGTCGGGCGCGACCGGCGCCTACGGCCAGGCGAAGCGACTGCTGCACGCGGGCGGCACCCGGTCGTTCCAGGACTCCCTCGACGACGAGGCCCGCACCATCGGCGCCGCGTTCGCCGCACCCGAGGCGCAGCGTCGCGTGGCGGCGTTCGCCGCGGCATCCGCTCGCAGCGCCTGA
- a CDS encoding SulP family inorganic anion transporter has protein sequence MTSSIANVDRAAERERYRPRPSVLEALRSPRILTKEVLAGLVVALALIPEAISFSIIAGVDPRVGLFSSFIMAVSIAFLGGRPAMITAATGAVALVIAPVARDYGMDYFIATVILAGVFQLVLGALGVAKLMRFIPRSVMVGFVNSLAILIFMAQLPHLIGVPALVYPLVAAGIIIIVLLPRLTKIVPAPLVAIVVITGIVLAMGWTVPNVADQGELPESLPELFIPNVPLTWETFTIIAPFALAMALVGLLESLMTAKLVDDITDTHSRKTRESLGQGAANILSGLFGGMGGCAMIGQTMINVKVSGARTRISTFLAGVFLLILVVALGDIVGLIPMAALVAVMVMVSVATFDWHSITPQTLRRMPLSETIVMVSTVVIVVVTHNLAIGVIVGVVIAMVLFARRVAHFTSVGRKVSEDDEGEIVHYTVTGELFFASSNDLTTQFEYADDPSRVVIDLSSSHIWDASTVAAIDAIVTKYEAHGASVELTGLNDASVKMRERLTGRLGAGH, from the coding sequence ATGACCTCCAGCATCGCCAACGTCGACCGCGCCGCCGAACGCGAGCGCTACCGCCCGCGCCCCTCCGTGCTCGAGGCGCTGCGCTCGCCGCGCATCCTCACCAAGGAGGTGCTCGCGGGCCTCGTCGTCGCGCTCGCACTCATCCCCGAGGCCATCTCGTTCTCGATCATCGCGGGCGTCGACCCGCGCGTCGGCCTGTTCTCGTCGTTCATCATGGCGGTGTCGATCGCGTTCCTCGGCGGCCGCCCGGCCATGATCACCGCCGCCACGGGGGCGGTCGCGCTCGTCATCGCCCCGGTCGCGCGCGACTACGGCATGGACTACTTCATCGCCACCGTGATCCTCGCCGGCGTGTTCCAGCTCGTGCTCGGCGCGCTCGGCGTCGCGAAGCTCATGCGGTTCATCCCCCGCAGCGTGATGGTCGGCTTCGTGAACTCGCTCGCGATCCTCATCTTCATGGCGCAGCTGCCGCACCTCATCGGCGTGCCGGCGCTCGTGTACCCGCTCGTCGCCGCGGGCATCATCATCATCGTGCTGCTGCCGCGGCTCACGAAGATCGTGCCTGCGCCGCTGGTCGCGATCGTCGTCATCACCGGAATCGTGCTGGCCATGGGCTGGACCGTGCCGAACGTCGCCGACCAGGGCGAGCTGCCCGAGAGCCTGCCCGAGCTGTTCATCCCGAACGTGCCGCTGACGTGGGAGACGTTCACGATCATCGCGCCGTTCGCGCTCGCGATGGCGCTCGTCGGCCTGCTCGAGTCGCTCATGACCGCGAAGCTCGTCGACGACATCACCGACACCCACTCGCGCAAGACCCGCGAGTCGCTCGGCCAGGGCGCCGCGAACATCCTCTCGGGCCTGTTCGGCGGCATGGGCGGCTGCGCCATGATCGGCCAGACCATGATCAACGTGAAGGTCTCGGGCGCGCGCACCCGCATCTCGACGTTCCTCGCGGGCGTGTTCCTGCTGATCCTCGTGGTCGCGCTCGGCGACATCGTCGGGCTCATCCCGATGGCCGCGCTCGTGGCGGTCATGGTCATGGTCTCGGTCGCGACCTTCGACTGGCACTCGATCACCCCGCAGACACTGCGACGGATGCCCCTGAGCGAGACCATCGTCATGGTCTCGACGGTCGTGATCGTCGTCGTCACGCACAACCTGGCGATCGGCGTGATCGTCGGCGTGGTCATCGCGATGGTGCTCTTCGCGCGCCGCGTCGCGCACTTCACCTCGGTCGGCCGGAAGGTCAGCGAGGACGACGAGGGCGAGATCGTGCACTACACCGTGACCGGCGAGCTGTTCTTCGCCTCGTCGAACGACCTCACCACGCAGTTCGAGTACGCCGACGACCCGTCGCGGGTCGTCATCGACCTGTCGTCGTCGCACATCTGGGACGCATCGACGGTCGCCGCGATCGACGCCATCGTGACGAAGTACGAGGCGCACGGGGCATCCGTCGAGCTCACCGGCCTCAACGACGCGAGCGTCAAGATGCGCGAGCGGCTCACCGGGCGCCTCGGCGCCGGGCACTGA
- a CDS encoding TetR/AcrR family transcriptional regulator, whose translation MNIAGRPMRADAVRNRAKIVDAAYEQIAAHGVDVGMDEIAQAAGVAVGTLYRHFPTKTDLVAAIVEHYVDAAATDAEASYTRVLSGSSRAVDELIEYFRVVGDSSAEHVAVKSTARSLGLDPHPGTSGAARVEAALAGLVAQGQADGDIRPEITVDDLILLLTTAPVDQSAELRERWLQLILPGLTTR comes from the coding sequence ATGAACATCGCCGGGAGGCCGATGCGTGCAGACGCGGTACGCAACCGCGCGAAGATCGTCGATGCCGCGTACGAGCAGATCGCCGCGCACGGCGTCGACGTGGGAATGGACGAGATCGCGCAGGCAGCTGGTGTGGCCGTCGGCACCCTGTACCGCCACTTCCCGACGAAGACCGATCTGGTCGCCGCCATCGTCGAGCACTATGTCGATGCTGCGGCGACGGATGCCGAAGCCTCCTACACGCGAGTGCTGAGCGGCAGCAGCCGTGCCGTTGACGAACTCATCGAGTACTTCCGCGTGGTCGGTGACTCATCCGCTGAACACGTCGCTGTGAAATCGACTGCTCGGAGCCTCGGTCTCGATCCTCATCCGGGCACGTCTGGTGCGGCACGCGTCGAGGCCGCGCTGGCTGGGTTGGTCGCACAGGGGCAAGCGGATGGCGATATCCGGCCGGAGATCACCGTCGACGATCTCATCCTGCTCTTGACGACTGCCCCGGTCGACCAATCGGCCGAACTGCGGGAACGCTGGCTGCAACTCATCCTGCCCGGCCTCACCACCCGCTGA
- the pyrE gene encoding orotate phosphoribosyltransferase, translated as MTDARQQLIDYITAEAVFHGDFTLTSGKKASYYVDLRKVSLDHRVAPLIGQVMLDLIADVPDVVAVGGMTMGADPIAAAVLHQGAARGATYDAFVVRKEPKDHGRGHQVEGPDLAGKRVIVLEDTSTTGGSPLKAIEALEKVGAEIAAVAVVVDRGTEAREVIEGAGYPYRFAIGLDDLGLA; from the coding sequence GTGACCGACGCACGCCAGCAGCTCATCGACTACATCACGGCCGAGGCCGTGTTCCACGGCGACTTCACGCTCACCAGCGGCAAGAAGGCGTCGTACTACGTCGACCTGCGCAAGGTGAGCCTCGACCACCGCGTCGCACCGCTGATCGGCCAGGTCATGCTCGACCTCATCGCCGACGTGCCCGACGTCGTCGCCGTCGGCGGCATGACTATGGGCGCCGACCCCATCGCCGCCGCGGTGCTGCACCAGGGCGCCGCCCGCGGTGCGACCTACGACGCGTTCGTCGTGCGCAAGGAGCCGAAGGACCACGGCCGCGGTCACCAGGTCGAGGGCCCCGACCTCGCGGGCAAGCGCGTCATCGTGCTCGAGGACACGTCGACCACCGGCGGCTCGCCGCTCAAGGCCATCGAGGCGCTCGAGAAGGTCGGCGCCGAGATCGCCGCCGTTGCGGTCGTCGTCGACCGCGGCACCGAGGCGCGCGAGGTCATCGAGGGCGCCGGCTACCCGTACCGCTTCGCGATCGGCCTCGACGACCTGGGGCTCGCCTGA
- a CDS encoding LysR family transcriptional regulator, with amino-acid sequence MDVRRLDLLRELAERGSVTAVAEATGRTPSAVSQQLKVLEREAGMPLTERSGRGVVLTSAGHALARSAADVAVALERAEALWDEFRNDPGGEVTLVTFPTAGQMLLPQVLAELASIDDLVLHCSDLDPGLDEFPDLTNDHDIVLAHTMPGLLSWGGRGLAVVELMHEPLDVGLPADHRLAGRSYVTAADVADELWLGVPPGLPFERVLHEIEQQAGHRVRIGQRFSDLRVIEAFIAAGHGVALVPRFTSGNVSPDVVLKPLRGIAAERTIVALMRPDVAERLAVRTVVDALVRHAARVQAEHAAA; translated from the coding sequence ATGGATGTGCGCCGACTCGACCTGCTCCGCGAACTCGCCGAGCGCGGCAGCGTGACCGCGGTCGCGGAGGCCACCGGGCGCACGCCGTCGGCGGTCTCGCAGCAGTTGAAGGTGCTCGAGCGCGAGGCCGGGATGCCGCTGACCGAACGCTCGGGCCGCGGGGTCGTGCTGACCAGCGCCGGGCACGCGCTCGCCCGCAGCGCGGCCGACGTCGCGGTCGCGCTCGAGCGCGCCGAGGCGCTGTGGGACGAGTTCCGCAACGACCCCGGCGGCGAGGTCACACTCGTGACCTTCCCGACCGCCGGCCAGATGCTGTTGCCCCAGGTGCTCGCCGAGCTCGCGTCGATCGACGACCTCGTGCTGCACTGCAGCGACCTCGACCCCGGGCTCGACGAGTTCCCCGACCTCACCAACGACCACGACATTGTGCTGGCGCACACCATGCCCGGCCTGCTCTCGTGGGGCGGCCGGGGTCTCGCCGTGGTCGAGCTCATGCACGAGCCGCTCGACGTCGGCCTGCCCGCCGACCACCGTCTCGCCGGCCGGTCGTACGTGACCGCGGCCGATGTCGCCGACGAGCTCTGGCTCGGCGTGCCGCCCGGCCTGCCGTTCGAGCGCGTGCTGCACGAGATCGAGCAGCAGGCGGGCCACCGCGTGCGCATCGGCCAGCGCTTCAGCGACCTGCGCGTGATCGAGGCGTTCATCGCCGCGGGGCACGGCGTCGCGCTCGTGCCGCGGTTCACCTCGGGCAACGTCTCCCCCGACGTCGTGCTGAAGCCGCTGCGCGGCATCGCCGCCGAACGCACGATCGTGGCGCTCATGCGGCCCGACGTCGCCGAGCGGCTCGCCGTGCGCACGGTCGTCGACGCGCTCGTGCGGCACGCCGCCCGCGTGCAGGCCGAGCACGCCGCCGCGTGA
- a CDS encoding septum formation family protein codes for MLLWVAGGLVAVIALVGLFFLGTRLGDTVVTATTPTPTPTATPTPTPTIIAGPAEAQAPGTHEWDTLFGTECIDPFDSPWAEEFTVVDCASPHAAQLVHRGTLGEIGDPFPGEAELAASMGERCTQAGIVDLATVAGIEDLQVQASFPVTAEQWDEGQRAYFCFVNRSGGEPLTGSVAGPGPS; via the coding sequence GTGCTGCTCTGGGTCGCGGGCGGTCTCGTCGCGGTCATCGCGCTGGTCGGCCTGTTCTTCCTCGGCACCCGGCTCGGCGACACCGTGGTGACGGCCACGACGCCGACCCCCACGCCGACCGCGACCCCCACGCCGACGCCGACGATCATCGCCGGCCCCGCCGAGGCGCAGGCGCCCGGCACCCACGAGTGGGACACGCTGTTCGGCACGGAGTGCATCGACCCGTTCGACTCGCCCTGGGCCGAGGAGTTCACCGTCGTCGACTGCGCGAGCCCGCACGCCGCGCAGCTCGTGCACCGCGGCACGCTCGGCGAGATCGGCGACCCGTTCCCGGGCGAGGCCGAACTCGCGGCGTCGATGGGCGAGCGCTGCACGCAGGCGGGCATCGTCGACCTCGCGACGGTCGCGGGCATCGAGGACCTGCAGGTGCAGGCGTCGTTCCCGGTCACCGCCGAGCAGTGGGACGAGGGCCAGCGCGCCTACTTCTGCTTCGTCAACCGCTCCGGCGGCGAACCGCTCACGGGCAGCGTCGCGGGCCCCGGCCCGAGCTGA